One genomic window of Elaeis guineensis isolate ETL-2024a chromosome 2, EG11, whole genome shotgun sequence includes the following:
- the LOC105047171 gene encoding alkylbase DNA glycosidase-like protein mag2 yields the protein MTQRAWPQPEPQPDLHTADLRVRSNPNPNLNPRLLLSVSPPMREQTLSQSHLSTAASVAAVQESGASAQESGASATTTGSTADAKIPFRPRKIRKVSSEGDPQQVSSSGSTKKATNSRAPLLRVVPRPLSADGEIDNALHHLRAADPLLARVIDAHDPPTFRCRHPPFHSLARSILYQQLALKAAASIYARFLSLCGGESGVVPEAVLALTPHQLRQIGVSSRKASYLHDLARKYHNGILSDSSIVSMDDRSLFAMLTMVKGIGAWSVHMFMIFSLHRPDVLPVGDLGVRKGVQVLYGLDDIPRPSQMEQLCEIWRPYRSVGAWYMWRLAESRGTPTMASMGSGTGVPITGGGEGTGGGPLPQQQAQLIDPIQMLPNLG from the coding sequence ATGACCCAACGCGCCTGGCCGCAGCCCGAACCCCAACCCGATCTCCATACCGCCGACCTCCGCGTCCGCTCCAACCCCAACCCCAACCTCAACCCCCGCCTCCTCCTCTCCGTCTCTCCGCCCATGAGGGAACAAACCCTCTCCCAGTCCCACCTCTCCACCGCCGCATCCGTCGCCGCCGTCCAAGAATCCGGCGCCTCCGCCCAAGAATCCGGCGCCTCCGCCACAACCACTGGCTCCACTGCCGATGCCAAGATTCCCTTCCGCCCTCGAAAGATCCGCAAGGTCTCGTCCGAGGGCGACCCCCAACAGGTCTCCTCCTCTGGCTCCACCAAGAAGGCCACCAACAGCCGCGCCCCCCTCCTCCGCGTCGTCCCCCGGCCCCTCTCTGCCGACGGCGAGATCGACAACGCCCTCCACCACCTCCGGGCGGCGGACCCCCTCCTCGCCCGCGTGATCGACGCCCACGACCCCCCGACCTTCCGGTGCCGCCATCCCCCCTTCCACTCCCTCGCCCGCAGCATACTCTACCAGCAGCTCGCCTTGAAAGCCGCCGCCTCCATCTACGCCCGCTTCCTCTCCCTCTGTGGCGGCGAGTCCGGCGTCGTCCCCGAGGCCGTCCTCGCCCTTACCCCCCACCAGCTTCGCCAGATCGGCGTTTCCAGCCGCAAGGCCAGCTACCTCCATGACCTCGCTCGCAAGTACCACAATGGCATCCTCTCCGATTCCTCCATCGTCTCCATGGACGATCGTTCCCTCTTTGCCATGCTCACCATGGTCAAGGGCATCGGCGCCTGGTCCGTCCACATGTTCATGATCTTCTCTCTTCACCGTCCTGATGTCCTCCCCGTTGGTGACCTTGGCGTCCGCAAGGGCGTCCAGGTCCTCTACGGCCTCGACGACATCCCCCGGCCCTCCCAGATGGAGCAGCTCTGCGAGATCTGGCGGCCCTACCGTTCCGTCGGTGCCTGGTACATGTGGCGCCTCGCAGAGAGCAGGGGTACCCCCACTATGGCTTCTATGGGCAGCGGAACAGGAGTTCCGATtacaggaggaggagaaggaacaggaggaggacctctgCCACAACAGCAGGCTCAGCTCATCGACCCTATCCAGATGCTCCCGAATCTAGGGTGA